aaaaaacaacacttgaTGATACATGTGTGAGCTTTAATGTTGTTATTCTAACATCAAGTGAAGCTATTCTACTGCCAATGTCAGCTTTTAATTGACCCTGAAAATCTCTTCAGGGCATTTTAGTCCACTATTGATTTCTGCTAAGAGCATTTAAAAGCAGAAGTTGTTGAATACAATTCAACCATTTGCTAATACTGGACTGCTAAGCTACAGCAGTATTGTTCGTACAGCAGTATTGCTGACCTTGATGTACCATGCTGTAAAAGCTGGGTCCAGTTTTGTTTATATGTTCATGGGTGCAATAAAGATCAGCACCCTCAACTGCCAACAGTCACTTACTATGTCTCGTCTTTCTATCAAAACATGTGCTTAATCACCAAAATCACCTTTCTGGCCGCCTTGCAACGGGCTGGTAGAAGGAAATAATTACCTGCTGAGAGTCATTTTTACAAGCCATATGGATTTATATAATATTATCATATTTGTGGTGTTTAATATGTAGATATTTTGCCTTTCAGTGCTATTTTGCATATGGAATAAAAATCTGAATGAtttagcatgtgtgtgtatttcaggcctgtgtgtagtgtgttctaacaacaAAGTGGGAAAAAATTTTTAATTTTCCCCCtcgggatcaataaagtataaattattattattttattttaaaggttgTCTGTTCACATATGCTTACTTTTGGTTGCTTTTGTGCAACTCTGCCTTTTGTGTTTACATTGATTGACACCTGCTATGTGTTTCAACAAGGAATGTTTCCTCTGCCATTATGCATTTTTAATCATCCAGACGCATGGTAGTAGCATGTTGGTCCTTGACATGTGTTCATTTCTCATGTATTGCTTTCTCTCTAAAAGGCATGCATGCACAACATGACACCCATTCACATCCACACCTTATCCAATCGTTGGTCTCATtacttctgtctgtgtctagctATCTCAGCCTTTGCCTTGGCAGCGCTGGTATTACCGGAGAGTTACCCCTACTACCTGGACTTGATCCACTCGCTATCCATCGGCCCCTATCTCATCGGGTTGGCCAAGTTCGGCCTCGCCCTCCCTGTGTCTTTCCACACCTATAATGGCATCCGCCACTTGGTAAgacttaatacattttttttttttgccatacttGAGTATATTTGAGACATTTAGTAGTTTGTTGCCATTACAATGTTTGGTGTAGTGTCTGGACTCCTCAGCTTAAGCTTTTTAAAGGAGACAGATCTCTATGCagtttgttatgtttttcaTTTGAATTATGTTTGCTTATTTTACTGATGTACATGTATTTGCTAAGATTCATAAGCTGGCAGTTCTTATGCTAATTATCTTcttttctctttatttcttgattcttttttaaatcagtgtTGGGACCTTGGCAAGGGCTTCAGAATCCCAGAGGTGTACCGCACCGGCTACACAGTTATTGGTCTGTCCATCATCACCTCCCTCGCACTGGCTTACCTCTGAGCAGAGAACGAGGAGATGAGCAGTAAGGAAGGGAGAGGGGGAAGTCAACGGGAATGTGGACTGGATGCACTGTGGGACTTTTGTCTATTTGTTCTGGTTTCATCAAAGTATTAAATAAAGGATTATATTATGCTGTATGCAGAAAATGTGTTGTGATGTTTTGTCCCTTGGAATTAATTATACTCTGGAAAGCTTTGGGGTCATCAAATGCAGCAAGAGTGCAAATGTGACCCACTTCTTTCCACACTTGGTTCTCTGTGTGAACAACAACCAGCGTCCAAAATTAGATGTGTCCTACATGTTATATCCTTAGGTAATTTATCTAATCGTTCTGTGATGTCATATTCATTAATCACTTTTCTTAGCCCTTGGTGGTCAGTCCCTGTGTGCCTGCCCGTTGTCTCTGTACACaggaatgtgtgtttgtgtctgcggAGCGGCTGTTTACTGTAGGCTGTCATTCATATTTTACCTTCTCCAGGCCGCAGGTGCTTAGATGCATTTTTAACATTGGGAAAAAGAGAGGCTGAAATGTGGAGAGGCAGCCCAGTGGTGGAAGCGTTGTGTGTGAACAGGCTCCTCACCGGCAGCCTGCCTCAGGCCTTACCTCCCACTGAGCCATACAGGAGCTACACTGCACCTGAACAGCTTTTGTCCTGCAGTGTGAATAAAAGCAAGCCGTGATGTAATGTCAGATCCAACTCCCATTTATGTAGGGTACGGTAACAAGTGCACACGGTTAACAAAACAACAGTAAATGTTCTGGGGAGACGGCTGCACCCATGCTGTTATGTACCAGCTCGTttgaaaatgtgtctgtttAGATCAACTGAACTTGCACTGAGAAACAACATAACCACTAAGTCTGGTTAGCTTCAACAAAATTGGTTTAGCAATTTGTTACCGGTGGCTCGAAGGGAAAATGCTTGTCATCTggcatttcttttcatttttctgtTGATAAAATGTACTTAtgagacacacatacaggtcACAATATTAACTTATTTaaccaccagccaaatggctagtgaatgttcagattttaccagccactcaatagatttttttggctggtgagtaaagcaaatctaccagctacttgcattttttttttaccagcatttggcttgtggatggtgctaattttgtacCTTGCACACATGCTTTTGATAGTGTTTTATTCTCAGAGCTATATCAGCTCTGTTACTGGACAAACATATCTACAAACATGTATGCCTAATGGTTGCCAACTCAAAATAAATGGCACTACAAAAACACTTGTAAAAACTGCTctgtttgtgacttttttggctGATTGCGGTGAACTTGATATCTAGATGATTGAGTCTAATCCATGCTACAGTATGTGCACATTTCCAGCTGAGCTAAGAAATCCATCTCACTGCTGTTTTCTATTGTAATGGACAGGGAAATTGTTCAAACTCTGCAGGGTTTAAGACTTGATTTGCTTATTGTCTGTTCACACCAAACACTCTGGACATATTTCCATTGTTGGACTAAAACTAACTGAGGTAATAAAAACATGGACTGTTCAGTGGAGCTATTCCCTACAAGCAGTGAGCACTTTGCCTCATAGTTATTGATGCATTTACAATGTTAGCTCTTGCCATCGCTTGGTTCAGCTCCGATAATGTAACCATTATGATGTTTTGACGAGACGAGCCAGCGTGAAAGCGATGGGGGATGGAGAGCAGGGACTCTCGCCTTCTCTATGAGGCATAAGAGAGGAATGATTACGCGGCGGCAGCACCCCCTACCGGGCGGCAAGTTATTATCCACAGTAGGCTGCGGTCCTGATGCTGAAGGATGATGAGGATGCTGCACAAGGCTGGGAGGGGGAGTATAAACCCGCTTTTCAACGAAAAAATATTCGGCACAGTCTCTGTGGCGCAATGGAATAGCGCGCTGGACTTCTAATCCAGAGGCTCCGGGTTCGAGTCCCGGCAGAGATGTGGAGGAAAAGGATGTGGCTTTTTGGACAAGAAAGTGGAGatattgttttgttgcttttgcaaCTACGATGTACAGTGTATCTTACAAGGCTCATGTgataatgagagagagagagagagagagagagagagagagagagagagagtttattTCGCAGAGGCCCAATACACATGTGCATCTGGGCTGAATTGTTTTAGAAATTTCACATGGACGAGCCTTTTCAGCGCGCAAAGGTCATCTTTAATATGCAGATTTCAAACGGGCAAAAAGCCTGAAACCATAGCTCCAGTGTAGCAGCACAGCACGGTCTTCGTTACTAGCCTATTACTGTCCAGGTTGCATGCTCGTGCTCATGCTCGTGCTCAGGTCTTACAGTCTTCACGTACAGCAGGCACCGCAGGACAACACAGCGCCGTGCAGCCTCGTCGTGTGAAAGTCAGTGGACAGGCGCGCACGCTCGCTTGAGCACGGTTTCAGCACCTGGGGCTGTCCACTCATTTTAGCCAGAGCAAAAGCTTTTCTAATGCAGCGCCAAGAACAAAACATGTAAAGCCTTTTACCGTCCTCATAACAAGTGTTTAATGATGCCAGATGCTGCATTCTTTCCATTTGGTTTAGAGTCAGAGGGAGAGAAATAGACTCCGGTTTACTTTAAACATAAATGACTCATAGTGCCAGGGAATGGTGTAGTCTTTGTGGATTCAGATTTGGTATTGAATTATACACTGTAACTACACTGTAGCGGTGCAAGTGGAGAATAAGGATTGCAATAgtcattatgtgttttttttttatttggtggAATCAGACTGGGGACCTTTCTGGAATCATTTCAAAGACCCCTGAAGGTGGCCTTTAGTTTCTCAATTAGAAAAACCTAGCCTACATTATACCCAAATCATGGAAGCCCAGAGCACTACTACTTCTTTTCAGTGTAAAAAGCAGCTGCTTGCTTGAAGATCTCCCAAACGCCTCGACTAACCCCTCCAGACTCCCCTTggcttttattgtttattattttgtattttttcttcaAACCCACCTCCCCGGTTTCAGTTTGTCACCACTGATTGGGCTGTCGTGCGGCTGCCGCCATCCATGTTTAACCCCATCATGCCTCCCCACACACAGACCTAATCCGCCAGTAAAACTAATCCTTAATCCTCTCAGGCAAGTTGAACaactccccctccctccctctttcctccATCCCTTGGATGCTGATTCTCAAACGGGCTTGACACATGAAACGTCAGAAGACTACCCTATGATAGGCTACATTGTGTATTCAAAACTGGCCCTTCAACATCATGATACATAGACGTTATTGGAGTATTGTACAAATTTTGAGGTGataagagataaaaaaaaacaaaacagcccCAATAAAGTCTGAGTCTAATGCAGTATTGTACGGGTATGGGAAAACTACAATGACAGAAAAAGTCCCAAAACTCCACAAGGCCAAGGACTCAGTAATATCATTACCATATTGCAAATTATCAGGCCTACGGGACATAGCGGCGGCCCTATCTGCAAGAATAGGGGTAATACATCCCTAATATCGATGATAAGAAACATTATAGGCTACTCAGAACCGTGACAATCAACTTCAGATGACCTCGGCTGCCTCGTTTCAGGAGATACTGTATGTAGACCTAAATGATAAAATGTTAGGAGGGATACTAGACCTATTCAGTATCAAACCTTTAGATAAAGTGAGCAGAGCTAGAGCATGGGGAATCCCACAGTAATGTGCCACCACAGGAGATAATACAATCTTATAAAGTGCGATAAGGTCAGTATAGACTCACTGTGAAGTATTATAGGAACATTATGGCTATTTCTCGCTATGGTGAGATCACACTTCTCTATCTGCTCCATCTCCTTCATGTTGATCTCAGCCAGTAGGCCCCTGCTCTAGCCCTGTTATCCCGATGGTACGGGCCAAATCGTATTAaaatcctccctccctccccctccctcccttgtcccctcccctccctctcgtCTTTCAGACAGACTGTTTTTGCTGCAGTGAACGGCAGCcgtggagagagaggaagagagagagagacggatatacaaacagagagtgagagagagaaggagagagagagagagagagcgcgcgCGGaggaaaaagcaagaaaaacaaagagtCAGGAGAAGGAACAAGGAGATTAAAAAGTCGATAAAACAGATTCAGAGAAGGCTCCGGACCAGCGACTGCTGCGCATCAAAGGAGGGACCGTACTGAGGACCTTACTGGAGACCAGCGCCAACAAAACCCGACTCCGGAGGCGGAATataacggtgtgtgtgtgtggttattaTCGTGCATTGCTTCGCAGTTTGTATTGTAGTCCAGGGTTAGGGAGTCTGTATAGGGCGGACAGGAGACACCTGTCAGTGCTGATGCTTTTCCGTCTCCaggaatgtgtatgtgtgcgcacTCTGGGTAggtggctttgtgtgtgtgtgtgtgtgtgtgtgtgtgtgtgatccgtTATGCCTGCCCAGGGAGAGAGCTgtattaccccccccccccacccctacccCCGTTTTATCATTTACTCTGAATATGCGTTTTGTTGTCGGGCTGCCTGCGCTGTATACCCGACCCCTCTccacctcctcttctctcccggCTCTGTTGGCTCTGTCGctccgtaaaaaaaaaaagcatcccaACTGCGCGCTGAAGCAGCCACCTTTCCCCAGCCTTTACAAGAGTCTCTATATCTCATCCCATCAGCACCAGATAGCCTATTTCTGCAAGTGCGGGAGAAGATGTTAGAAAACAGGCTTCGACCTGACAAACATTGCTCTGGTGCTCCCGCGTTCCGTCGCAACGATGCAGGCCACCACgagctgttattattatcatcatcttACTATTATTACTCTCCACGTTAAGAGCAGACCGCAGTAACTTGTGTTAAAACACGCCCAGTGTTATTTCCCATGGATGCACTTGTTTccagttttgttttcatttctcgCCATCACTCACTCAACAGGAAGGGCTGGAGCAACAATAAACACAGCCTCAGAAGCACCCCACCCCTCCTAATCCCCACATCCATCCCACCCCATAGCCCCGACCCCACTCCTCCATCCCACCCTCTATCCCCGCCCTAACCGTCCGCCCGTCCCGCAGGCAACACTCCTGCCACGGTTCCCTCTGTGTGTTGGCAATAAAGGGAGCGTTTCGCAGATGGACCGAGAGCTTACCTCGGCGCAGGCCACTGCTATTTTAAGGAATGTGCGTGAGAGAAAACgagggagtgtgtgtttgacaaGCAGAGAGGGAGATAACGAGTATCCGAGCTGCTATTACGCACGTCTGTCCGTCTCCAGTTCTGTGCAAAGCGCACCGTGTATTCTCAGCGGGCGACAGGTGCATCTCTACTGCTGATGTTGTGGTTTATTTCTTTCCCCTTCTCTGTTATTTTTTCCACGACCAGCTGGGGGATTGTTGCCTTGCGTTATTTCCAATTAGCGTGAATTAGTTGGAGCTCGTTTATGGGCTGTCCAAGACACTAGTTTTCCTTCCCTCCACATGCGCACATCTTGTTAGAGTGGATGAATTTAATTCACAGTAATATgacccccctcctcttctctcctcattACCACCTAtacaccaccaccatcacccaTCCTTTCTGCTGTTTGGCTCTATCAcccccctttttctctctctctctctctctcaatcacCTCTCAGTATGGTATGACACAAGCAGATCGATGAATAGCCATGGAGCAACGGCTGAGCAAGGGGTGGGCCAATCGTTTGTTTAGCAGCAGCCAACCAATGGCAGGGGACACAATTAGTGGCCAGTCGGCTTGCCCTGCTTGTTTTCCTTATCTCTCCACTGCTCTCCCTGCAGGTGACACTCCAGAGCTCCTCTGCCCTCCTGAGGATTCAGTGAGACAGGCGGATCTGTGTGCCTGACCATGGCCCTCCCATCAGCCCCCTCCACATTATGGAGTGTCAGCTTATTGATGGTACTGTTCGCAGCTGCGGTTCACAGCAACATTATCTTCGGTAAGcacctctctcttcctctttatcTATCGGCCTCCTATTCTCTATATCTGGCTGTGTCTCTGGGCCCCCTGACCTCCCCGaccctctctttctgtctctggtGGCGCCCCTTATCTGTTGGCTTGAGGCTTTTTTGTCGTTTCCTGTATGATGACAAGGGAATCAGTGAGCCGTTAATAAGCACATGGGAC
This Sander lucioperca isolate FBNREF2018 chromosome 9, SLUC_FBN_1.2, whole genome shotgun sequence DNA region includes the following protein-coding sequences:
- the sdhc gene encoding succinate dehydrogenase cytochrome b560 subunit, mitochondrial — encoded protein: MALLLRTLARQGVCLSRPCVARSVFYRHAAPMGTTAKDEMNKFWAKNSKLNRPMSPHLTIYKWSVPMVMSITFRGTGVGLSGAISAFALAALVLPESYPYYLDLIHSLSIGPYLIGLAKFGLALPVSFHTYNGIRHLCWDLGKGFRIPEVYRTGYTVIGLSIITSLALAYL